Below is a window of Vibrio gazogenes DNA.
ACGTTTATTCGTCCGCAGTATGCTCACGACTACAGTCACAATATAACCAGACCATACGATCTAAAAACCAGCTTTTGGCCAGATAAGTGATCAGGGTCGATAAAATACAGAGCTGTATATCGTACTGATAAACACCCCAAACCGCTAATATGAGCCCCACAGTTGATGTCAAATGGAGCATCATAAATAAGGGTAATTGATGATGCTCAGGCAATGGTTCTTTATCCCGGTTTAAATAAATTCGTTCTCCAAGCACCGACTGTGTTGCCCAGCTTTTTAACGAGACGGGTTTCGGAAATAAGATCGGATTTAAAAACATCCACACAACCGCCATAACCACAGCCAAAATACTCAACCAAACACTCCACTCTCTCAATAGCCCGGCAATGATAAAGAGTGGTAAAACGCTATATCGGGTCCAGACACTCCACGGATTGGCATGTCTATCCCACCCCTTGCCATCTAAATGAAACAGTGCCGCTAATTTACGTTCAAGAGTCATTTTTCACCTACCTATCAAATTGACTATAAAATAAATCACATTGACCAAAGCCATGATGGATGACGAGCAGAGCCATATCTATGTCCGATTTGGAAACTGAAGTGTAAATCGCGCCCCACCCAGTTCAGACCGTCCTGCGCATACCGACCCTTGATGCCATTGGGCGATATGTTTGACGATAGCCAAGCCAAGTCCATGACCTGAAGCGACGTGACTACGTGCGTTATCAAGTTGTTCGAATGGTAAGAAAATCCGCTCCCAGTCGCTTTCATCAATACCGATACCATCGTCACATACATCAATCACGAACATGTCTGTCTCAGCAACATATGACAGAGACACAAATACTCGGGTCCGGGTATATTTACACGCGTTGACGAGTAAGTTACTCATCGCCCGTTTCATCGCGATATGATCAATCAGAGCCAGTTTATCGATCGCTTCAGGTGCAATTTGCAACTGATACTCAATGTCCGGATAAAGTTGAAAAACACTCGCACACTCATCATCCATC
It encodes the following:
- a CDS encoding DUF6653 family protein; this encodes MTLERKLAALFHLDGKGWDRHANPWSVWTRYSVLPLFIIAGLLREWSVWLSILAVVMAVVWMFLNPILFPKPVSLKSWATQSVLGERIYLNRDKEPLPEHHQLPLFMMLHLTSTVGLILAVWGVYQYDIQLCILSTLITYLAKSWFLDRMVWLYCDCSREHTADE